Proteins encoded together in one bacterium window:
- a CDS encoding 3'-5' exonuclease produces the protein MTKEEIFISVDIESSGPIPGEYSMLSLGACVVGETEKGFYIELKPLNDNYIQGAIDACHLNMETLKTKGAEPNKAMKDFEQWIQRVSQEKRPVFVAFNATFDWMFVCYYFHRFLGHNPFGISGLDLKAYYMGMTHCSWSETTKRRIDKRFLSPSKHTHNALDDAIEQANIFEKFLNYKNQKNNLCLSKPQTSPGQ, from the coding sequence ATGACAAAGGAAGAAATATTTATCTCAGTGGATATTGAATCATCAGGGCCTATTCCTGGAGAATACAGTATGCTTTCACTAGGAGCTTGTGTAGTGGGAGAAACAGAAAAGGGCTTCTACATTGAGCTAAAACCCTTGAATGACAACTACATTCAAGGGGCAATTGATGCTTGCCATTTAAATATGGAGACTTTAAAAACAAAGGGTGCTGAGCCAAATAAAGCAATGAAAGACTTTGAGCAATGGATTCAAAGGGTTAGTCAAGAAAAAAGACCTGTTTTTGTTGCCTTTAATGCCACATTTGATTGGATGTTTGTTTGCTATTATTTTCATCGCTTCTTAGGACATAATCCATTTGGGATTAGTGGTCTTGATCTGAAGGCTTATTATATGGGAATGACCCATTGTTCCTGGAGTGAAACAACGAAAAGAAGGATTGACAAAAGATTCCTTTCTCCTTCCAAACATACCCACAATGCCCTTGATGATGCTATTGAGCAGGCTAATATTTTTGAGAAATTCTTAAACTACAAAAATCAGAAGAATAACCTATGTTTAAGCAAACCGCAAACCTCGCCAGGACAATAA